The genomic segment ACCATCAACACGATTGACGCGAGCCTCAACAAGTGGTCTGCGGCACTACAGAAAGCACAGGTCAACTATGTGCAGCAGCATACGGATCATGTACTCAGCCTTTTTAAACTACAGGCGCTGCTGAAAGATTCCAGCAATCAGCAACTGGTATCGGAGCTGTTTGGCAAGCTAACACCTGCCCTTCAAGATTCGCCGTTGGGCCAGGAGGTCCAAGAGCAGCTTGCCAATCTTAAAAATCTAAAGATCGGTGATATCGCACCAGAATTTTTATTGGCGGATACTGCCGGACGTCAGCTGAAGCTGACCGACTTTCGGGGCAAATATGTACTCGTTGATTTCTGGGCCAGTTGGTGTGTACCCTGCCGCGTGGAAAATGAACATGTAGCAAAAGCCTACGATGCTTTTAAAGCTAATGGGTTTGAAGTATTGGGTGTCTCCACAGATTTTGCGCTCAGCAGCTGGAAAAAAGCTGTGTCGGACGATGGCATGACCTGGACCAATGTGGTTGATCCGGATGGTCAGGTGAGCGCAGCATATCATATCAAAAGTATTCCCTCCAATTACCTCTTGGATCCCACCGGGAAAATCATCGGCATCAACCTACGCGGCGACGCCCTTTATGAAACACTAAAAAACATATTCTAATTCGCAATTTTATCACAATTATATGCATTTAAAAAAACTGCTCTACCTTTCGCTGTTAGGTTTTAGTCCGATGCTTGCCCATAGCAGCAGCACCCCGGGAGCGACGGAAATCGTATGGTCAAAACACGAAGACGATACCACCGCTTTACCTTTTGACAAAAGTGTCCGTTATGGTAAACTGCCCAATGGACTCACCTATTATATCCGAAAGAATACCGAACCTCAAGAACGTGTTTATATGTATCTGGTCAACAAGGTCGGATCTATCCTGGAGAACGAAAAGCAGCGTGGGCTAGCGCATTTTCTAGAGCATATGGCCTTCAATGGCACGACGCACTATCCCGACAACAGCCTGGTTGACTACCTGCAAAAAAATGGGATCAGCTTTGGAGCCGATATCAACGCGTATACCAGCTTCAATGAAACTGTTTACCAACTGCAGCTACCATCCAATGATGGCAAACTCGTCAGCAATGGATTTCAGATCCTTCAAGATTGGGCCCAGGGTATCAGTCTGACCCATCGTGAAATCGACAAAGAGCGTGGCGTGATATTGGAAGAAAAACGTGCCGGCAAGAGCCTGGGTGAGCGCATCCAGGACAAGACTTTACCTGTTGCGCTCAATCATTCCCTGTACGCACAGCGCATTCCAATTGGTACCGAAGAAGTCATTCAACATTTCCCTTATGAGGAAATTGAGCATTTTTATAAAAGCTGGTACCGCCCCAACCTCCAAGCCGTTATTGTCGTCGGTGATATCGATGTCGACCAGACCGAGCGAACGCTGAAAAAACAGTTTTCGTTGCTCAAAAATCCTTTGCAGCCAACAGCTCGAAAAACATACCACATTCCACTGCAGGGCAAAAATCAATTTATGGTGGTGACGGATCCTGAAATTACCGCAACATCCATCAATATCAGCATCAAACACCCTGAACGTAAATTACAGAACCTCGCCGACTATAAGCACAACCTGATCAAGACCTTGTTTAATACCATGATGGCAGGGCGATATAGTCCATTATTTCGCATAGCGAATCCGCCTTTTTTGAGCGGTGGCGCATCATTGGGTGGCTTTATGGGTGGACTAGATGTATTTCAGATCGAACTCACGGCCAAACCAGGTCGTCTGAAAGAAGGTTTTGACGCTGTATGGCGTGAACTTTTGCGGGCGAAACAATATGGCTTTACGGCCGCAGAACTGCAACGCGCCAAGGATACCTATATGAACCAAATGGAAAATATGCTCGAAGAAAAGGATAAGATTGCCTCCGAACAATATGTACAGGAATATATTCAGCATTTTCTGAACGGGGTAGCCTCTCCGGGTATCGATCATGAGATGAAACTGACGCGCGAAATGCTTCCGGCGGTCAGCCTTTCGGACATCCAGCAGCTCTTGCAACAGTATCTAACCAATAGCAACCGCGATATTATTGTGACTGCATCTGAATCGGATAAAGCAAATCTGCCGAAAGAGGCGGATATCAACAGTTGGATCGCTACCTTGTCCAAAGAAAAACAGACGGCCTTCACCGAAGAAACAAGCGATTTGCCGCTGCTCAAACGGGAAGCTCAATCTGGTACAATTGTTAAAGAAGAAAAAGACAGCAGTTTAGGAACCACGACCTTGACGTTGAGCAACGACGTCCGGGTACTCTTAAAACCGACCAACTACCAAAACAATCAGATCACCTTTCAAGGATATTCCTATGGCGGAACATCACTTTACGATGATCGAGATTTTCAGAGCGCGACCAATGCCGTTGGCCTCATTGCTGCCAGCGGGCTTGGCAACTATACAGCCGAACAATTTGAAAAATCATTAGCCGGACGAACGGCCTCGGCATCCCCCTTTATCAGTGAGACTGCCCAGGGCGTGAGCGGCTATGCCAACAATAAAGACCTGGAACTTGCCCTGCAGATGATGTACGGCTACTTTACAGAGCCTCGCCTAGATACCGCTATTGTTGCGGGTATCTTGGCCAATGCCAAAGATGGACTTAAAGACCGCGATAAGAATGGCGACGCTGTATTCCAAGACTCGGTCATGGCTATCCTGTCGGGCAATAATGTTCGTCGCACGGGGTTAACCATGGAGAAGATCAATCAGATCAATCCTCAGCGTGCTTTGGACATCTACAAAGAACGTTTTGCCAATGCTTCGGGCTACAATTTTGCTTTTGTGGGCAGCTTTGACATTGAAAAAATAAAACCATTGCTTGCCAAGTATATTGGCGGATTACCCAGCATCTCGTCGAAGGCACCTGCTTACCGTGATTTAAACATTCATATTCCTGCAGGGAAGATCGAGAAAAAGCTGGCGCTGAGCAAAGAAGAGAAAGCGATGGTCTATCTTGTTCTTTCGGGCCCATATGACTATAGTGAAGCCAATAATATGGCTTTGCAGGCCTTTCGGGAAGTTTTGGATATCCGTTTGTTGGAACGACTACGTGAAGAAGAAGGCGGTGTGTATTCGCCATCGATCCAGATGGATTATAGCAAGCTGCCTGATGCCCGTTATACCCTTACGGTAGCCTTCAGCTGTTCGGTGGCCAATGCGGACAAACTAGCGAAGTATTCGCTTGAGGAAATTGAGAAATTAAAGACTGCAGGACCTTCTGTTGCCAATCTCGACAAATTCAAAGCGAATGACAAGCTAAACTACGAATCCGCACTAAAAACAAATGATTTCTGGTCGAA from the Sphingobacterium thalpophilum genome contains:
- a CDS encoding TlpA disulfide reductase family protein; the encoded protein is MRVTLLAFAFLYSICFVKAQEKATYQLQGTLFGVPKNQKGKLFLQRFGGDLPLDSARLEQGHFRFKGTSEGPEIANLFYMDATGERSETLDFYLHPGKITIRAKLGQLNHADIAGSTLNTEARSFDKTHQTILDSISTLMAAYFEAENAFSQDSFRMDSPARATINTIDASLNKWSAALQKAQVNYVQQHTDHVLSLFKLQALLKDSSNQQLVSELFGKLTPALQDSPLGQEVQEQLANLKNLKIGDIAPEFLLADTAGRQLKLTDFRGKYVLVDFWASWCVPCRVENEHVAKAYDAFKANGFEVLGVSTDFALSSWKKAVSDDGMTWTNVVDPDGQVSAAYHIKSIPSNYLLDPTGKIIGINLRGDALYETLKNIF
- a CDS encoding M16 family metallopeptidase, with the protein product MHLKKLLYLSLLGFSPMLAHSSSTPGATEIVWSKHEDDTTALPFDKSVRYGKLPNGLTYYIRKNTEPQERVYMYLVNKVGSILENEKQRGLAHFLEHMAFNGTTHYPDNSLVDYLQKNGISFGADINAYTSFNETVYQLQLPSNDGKLVSNGFQILQDWAQGISLTHREIDKERGVILEEKRAGKSLGERIQDKTLPVALNHSLYAQRIPIGTEEVIQHFPYEEIEHFYKSWYRPNLQAVIVVGDIDVDQTERTLKKQFSLLKNPLQPTARKTYHIPLQGKNQFMVVTDPEITATSINISIKHPERKLQNLADYKHNLIKTLFNTMMAGRYSPLFRIANPPFLSGGASLGGFMGGLDVFQIELTAKPGRLKEGFDAVWRELLRAKQYGFTAAELQRAKDTYMNQMENMLEEKDKIASEQYVQEYIQHFLNGVASPGIDHEMKLTREMLPAVSLSDIQQLLQQYLTNSNRDIIVTASESDKANLPKEADINSWIATLSKEKQTAFTEETSDLPLLKREAQSGTIVKEEKDSSLGTTTLTLSNDVRVLLKPTNYQNNQITFQGYSYGGTSLYDDRDFQSATNAVGLIAASGLGNYTAEQFEKSLAGRTASASPFISETAQGVSGYANNKDLELALQMMYGYFTEPRLDTAIVAGILANAKDGLKDRDKNGDAVFQDSVMAILSGNNVRRTGLTMEKINQINPQRALDIYKERFANASGYNFAFVGSFDIEKIKPLLAKYIGGLPSISSKAPAYRDLNIHIPAGKIEKKLALSKEEKAMVYLVLSGPYDYSEANNMALQAFREVLDIRLLERLREEEGGVYSPSIQMDYSKLPDARYTLTVAFSCSVANADKLAKYSLEEIEKLKTAGPSVANLDKFKANDKLNYESALKTNDFWSNYLYSNLYNGDDMHRIFERASLRDQLTPALVKAAAKRYISDQNVIKIVQLPEVKK